A genomic region of Jeotgalibaca ciconiae contains the following coding sequences:
- a CDS encoding phosphoglycerate dehydrogenase: protein MSKKNKLLLNRELKEQQIQRIKELLPEFEVYTELNDESVLKDIEVVIHWTPEMGKFWEEGKLPQLKWVQAISAGVNYLPQESFREKEVILTNASGIHQHTISEHIIGVLLYHARAFDQVIKNQKNKKWEQDLTIQELRDKTLMIFGIGNIGRRLATIAQAFGMKTVGVNTSGHQVSEVDETVAQDQCEEVLKKADYVVNILPETKETINFFDKERFSQMKEGVAFVNVGRGSSVDVAALTEALDNGTVSFAALDVFEKEPLEEDSPLWNHKKVLITPHVSGLVEHFRDELFSVIEPNVEAFVNDGKPSVNVVDYDKSY, encoded by the coding sequence TTGTCGAAGAAAAACAAGTTACTTTTAAATAGAGAATTAAAAGAGCAACAAATTCAACGAATAAAAGAATTATTACCAGAGTTTGAAGTCTATACTGAATTGAATGATGAATCGGTTTTAAAAGACATTGAAGTTGTCATTCATTGGACACCTGAGATGGGTAAGTTTTGGGAAGAAGGGAAATTACCGCAGCTGAAATGGGTACAAGCAATTTCTGCCGGCGTTAATTATCTTCCTCAAGAATCTTTTCGTGAAAAAGAAGTAATTTTGACCAATGCTTCTGGAATCCATCAACATACAATTAGCGAACATATTATAGGTGTTTTGCTTTATCATGCACGAGCGTTTGATCAAGTAATCAAAAACCAAAAGAATAAGAAATGGGAGCAAGATCTAACGATACAAGAACTTCGAGACAAAACTTTGATGATTTTTGGTATAGGGAATATTGGTCGCAGACTCGCTACAATAGCGCAAGCTTTCGGTATGAAAACAGTTGGTGTAAATACGAGTGGTCATCAAGTTTCTGAAGTGGACGAAACTGTTGCGCAAGATCAATGCGAAGAGGTCTTGAAGAAAGCTGATTATGTTGTAAATATCTTACCAGAAACAAAAGAAACAATAAACTTTTTTGACAAAGAACGTTTTTCTCAAATGAAAGAGGGAGTAGCTTTTGTAAATGTTGGTAGAGGAAGTTCGGTTGATGTAGCTGCGCTGACAGAGGCGCTTGATAATGGAACAGTTTCCTTTGCCGCGTTGGATGTGTTTGAGAAGGAACCCCTTGAAGAGGACAGCCCGCTCTGGAACCATAAAAAAGTATTGATTACACCCCATGTTTCAGGATTAGTAGAACATTTTCGTGATGAGCTATTTTCTGTTATAGAACCAAACGTGGAAGCATTTGTAAATGATGGAAAACCGTCAGTGAATGTGGTAGACTACGATAAAAGTTACTAG
- a CDS encoding GTP pyrophosphokinase, with protein sequence MENGLVTDWDSFLAPYEQAVEELKVKLKSIRKQYRDNNAHAPIEFITGRVKTKESILEKAEVRNIDLNRLEEDVQDIAGIRIMCQFVDDIHEVVKLLRARNDFKIIIERDYITNKKESGYRSYHLVIEYPVQRIMEEKVILCEIQIRTLAMNFWATIEHTLNYKYKGEYPEELHTRLIRAAEAAFLLDNEMSEIREEIKEAQFYFSDKKKNIN encoded by the coding sequence ATGGAAAATGGACTTGTAACCGACTGGGATTCCTTTCTAGCTCCGTATGAACAAGCAGTTGAGGAATTAAAAGTTAAATTAAAAAGTATTCGAAAACAATATCGTGATAACAATGCTCACGCGCCCATTGAATTTATTACGGGTAGAGTAAAAACGAAAGAAAGCATCTTAGAAAAAGCAGAAGTCAGAAACATTGATTTGAATCGTCTGGAAGAGGATGTTCAAGATATTGCCGGCATTCGAATTATGTGTCAGTTTGTCGATGATATACATGAAGTGGTTAAATTATTACGTGCGAGAAATGACTTTAAAATTATCATTGAGCGTGATTACATCACCAATAAGAAAGAGAGCGGATATCGTTCGTACCACTTAGTAATCGAATATCCGGTTCAGCGAATCATGGAAGAAAAAGTAATTTTGTGTGAAATACAAATTCGAACGTTAGCCATGAATTTTTGGGCGACAATTGAACACACACTGAACTACAAATATAAAGGGGAGTACCCTGAAGAGTTACACACTCGCCTCATCCGCGCTGCAGAAGCAGCCTTTCTTTTAGACAATGAAATGTCGGAAATTCGGGAAGAGATTAAAGAAGCACAGTTTTATTTTAGTGATAAGAAGAAGAATATCAATTAG
- a CDS encoding RluA family pseudouridine synthase yields the protein MIYEWNYMEEQPILLRTFLRNQGVSKRLLAKIKFHGGKICLNGVEENVLVHLKMGDHIRITVPDEGEHETTTPVDIPITIVYEDEHLLIVDKPAGVASIPSRKNPHLSMANRVKGYYQRQKYADQVIHIVTRLDRDTTGLMLFAKNRYTHALFDQQLRAKKVNRFYYALTSITANLNEEHGFIEAPIGRTDDSIITREVREEGKEALTEYWKEEVFAQGQLFRIQLHTGRTHQIRVHFTHVGAPLIGDTLYGGEVDSIVKRQALHCKELSFIHPFTKEEMKFETGFPNDFQEWIKNQRLKEGR from the coding sequence GTGATTTATGAATGGAATTATATGGAAGAACAACCCATCTTATTAAGAACGTTTTTAAGAAACCAAGGAGTATCAAAGCGCCTTTTAGCAAAAATCAAATTTCACGGGGGGAAGATTTGTTTAAATGGTGTAGAAGAAAATGTATTGGTACATCTGAAAATGGGGGATCACATACGTATTACAGTCCCCGATGAAGGAGAACATGAAACGACAACACCCGTCGATATACCAATTACGATTGTTTATGAAGATGAGCATTTGTTAATCGTAGATAAGCCGGCGGGAGTTGCATCGATACCGTCGAGAAAAAATCCACACTTATCAATGGCAAATCGGGTAAAAGGATATTATCAAAGGCAGAAATACGCTGATCAAGTTATTCATATTGTAACCCGCTTAGATCGAGATACGACCGGTTTGATGCTTTTTGCAAAAAATCGTTATACCCATGCCTTATTCGACCAGCAATTACGCGCAAAAAAAGTAAATCGATTTTATTATGCACTTACTTCCATTACTGCGAACTTAAATGAAGAACATGGATTTATTGAAGCACCTATTGGAAGAACGGATGATTCCATCATTACTCGTGAAGTTCGTGAAGAAGGAAAAGAAGCATTGACGGAATATTGGAAAGAAGAAGTGTTTGCACAAGGGCAGCTCTTTCGTATTCAACTGCATACCGGAAGAACACACCAAATACGTGTGCATTTCACACATGTTGGAGCACCATTGATTGGAGACACGCTTTATGGTGGAGAAGTAGATTCAATTGTTAAGCGCCAAGCTTTGCATTGTAAAGAATTATCTTTTATTCATCCATTTACAAAAGAAGAAATGAAATTTGAAACAGGTTTTCCGAATGACTTTCAGGAGTGGATAAAAAACCAACGTTTGAAAGAAGGTAGATAG
- the mgtE gene encoding magnesium transporter: protein MNEPQYEFDLELETEHIRAILNTDNLETFRELFLNYPLYDQAQLYRNLSPDNRLKIYNYLSPKEMSDMFEILEEDVESVDTYILEMNKQYAADMLANMYTDNAVDMLKQLEPEMIPKYLRLMDDEQAAHLREVLVYEDATAGAIMTTEFIAIKANQTVRSAMAILKSKAAEAETIYYIYVIDSKEQLVGVISLRDLIISHEDKMIYEIMSDRIIRINVDEDQADVARVARDYDLLALPVVDDNNILLGIITVDDILDVMHEEATSDYSGLAAVDVEETTMNPFRAASKRLPWLITLLFLGMGTSTLISRYEGLISNAAVLSVFVTLITGTAGNAGTQSLAVAVRKIGLPDTEKRTWFSVVMQETLTGLISGLITGLTITIVVGIWQKNFILGSIIGFSMLAAITVANLAGSLIPILMDKIGFDPAVASGPFISTFSDLTSVLIYFNIAKNFLDMLTQ, encoded by the coding sequence ATGAATGAACCTCAGTACGAATTTGATCTTGAGCTTGAAACCGAACATATTCGAGCAATCTTGAATACAGACAATTTGGAGACCTTTCGTGAGTTGTTTTTGAATTATCCCTTATATGACCAAGCGCAATTGTATCGAAACTTATCCCCAGATAATCGGTTAAAAATATATAACTATTTATCTCCAAAAGAAATGTCTGATATGTTTGAGATTTTGGAAGAAGATGTAGAATCAGTCGATACGTATATACTTGAAATGAATAAGCAGTATGCCGCCGATATGTTAGCGAACATGTATACGGATAATGCTGTCGATATGCTGAAACAATTAGAACCAGAAATGATCCCTAAATATCTACGCTTAATGGATGATGAACAAGCAGCACATTTACGTGAAGTATTAGTCTATGAAGATGCCACTGCGGGTGCGATCATGACCACTGAGTTTATTGCTATAAAGGCAAATCAAACGGTTCGTTCTGCTATGGCGATATTAAAAAGTAAGGCGGCTGAAGCGGAAACGATTTATTATATTTATGTCATTGATAGTAAAGAGCAATTAGTGGGAGTTATCTCTCTGCGTGACTTGATTATTTCCCATGAAGATAAAATGATTTATGAAATAATGAGTGATCGGATTATTCGAATTAATGTTGATGAAGACCAGGCAGATGTCGCTCGTGTTGCTCGTGATTACGATTTACTGGCACTTCCTGTAGTCGACGATAACAATATTTTGTTAGGTATTATAACGGTCGATGATATCTTAGATGTTATGCACGAAGAAGCAACGAGTGATTACTCTGGTTTGGCTGCAGTTGACGTGGAAGAAACGACAATGAATCCCTTTCGAGCAGCATCTAAACGATTGCCATGGCTCATTACGCTGTTATTTTTGGGAATGGGGACTTCCACATTGATAAGCAGATATGAGGGATTGATATCGAATGCAGCGGTTCTATCTGTCTTTGTTACTTTGATTACAGGAACGGCAGGGAATGCTGGAACACAATCGTTGGCTGTTGCTGTTAGGAAAATTGGTCTGCCAGACACTGAAAAACGTACGTGGTTTTCGGTTGTTATGCAAGAAACATTAACAGGCCTTATTTCCGGTCTGATTACTGGACTAACAATAACCATTGTTGTCGGAATCTGGCAAAAGAACTTTATTTTAGGCAGTATCATTGGCTTTTCTATGTTGGCGGCAATTACAGTTGCTAATCTTGCGGGCAGTCTTATACCTATCTTGATGGACAAAATCGGTTTTGATCCCGCTGTAGCAAGTGGTCCATTTATTTCTACATTTAGTGACTTAACCAGTGTCTTAATTTACTTTAACATTGCAAAAAACTTCTTGGATATGCTTACTCAATAA
- a CDS encoding NAD kinase has translation MRIALVNNNKPVSIKLAEEFLSKIKATGIAIDDENPDLVVTIGGDGTLLSAFHKYQHLLSTVRFVGVHTGHLGFYTDWRDYEIEDLIESLKHDKGESVSYPLLDVRVSYNNGEESDRFIALNEAVLKKVDGTMVCEIFVKEELFETFRGDGICVSTPTGSTGISKSLGGAVIHPRTEAIQLTEMASVNNRVYRTLSSPMIIAKDEWIVVKPIEEHGLIFTVDHLTFRDKKIDQLIYRIAKERVHFARYRHMHFWNRVENAFIGIANNHKQDRK, from the coding sequence ATGAGGATCGCGTTGGTCAATAATAATAAGCCTGTATCCATCAAATTGGCAGAAGAGTTTCTATCGAAAATAAAAGCTACAGGGATAGCGATTGACGATGAAAATCCTGATTTAGTGGTTACTATTGGTGGAGATGGGACCTTGCTATCGGCTTTTCATAAATACCAGCATCTGTTAAGCACTGTTCGTTTCGTAGGAGTTCACACTGGGCACTTAGGATTTTACACAGACTGGCGAGATTATGAGATTGAAGATTTGATAGAAAGTTTAAAGCATGATAAGGGGGAAAGCGTCAGCTACCCCTTGTTAGATGTTCGGGTAAGCTATAATAATGGGGAAGAAAGCGATCGTTTTATTGCTTTAAATGAAGCCGTGTTAAAAAAAGTGGACGGTACAATGGTCTGTGAAATTTTTGTAAAAGAAGAGTTATTTGAAACCTTTCGTGGAGATGGAATTTGTGTATCTACGCCGACTGGTTCAACAGGTATCAGTAAATCCTTAGGAGGAGCAGTGATCCATCCGCGAACAGAAGCCATCCAATTAACAGAAATGGCTTCTGTTAATAATCGGGTATATCGGACGCTTAGCTCTCCCATGATTATCGCTAAAGATGAATGGATTGTTGTAAAACCGATCGAAGAGCACGGCTTAATTTTTACAGTTGATCATCTTACTTTCAGAGATAAGAAAATTGATCAGCTAATCTATCGTATCGCGAAAGAACGTGTCCATTTTGCACGTTATCGGCACATGCATTTTTGGAATCGTGTCGAAAATGCTTTTATCGGAATCGCAAATAACCATAAGCAGGATAGAAAATAG
- a CDS encoding GNAT family N-acetyltransferase, with the protein MLLFKNTMTISSPIYEDSLQIRRIVFIEEQNVSPDIEIDDKEERCIHVVGYKKEKAVVTARLLPLETNQYKVQRVAVLKKERGKHYGKYLMLELERIAREKDATSIVLGAQNHALPFYDRLGYTINSEEYSEAGILHHDMIKILD; encoded by the coding sequence ATGCTGCTATTTAAAAATACAATGACAATCTCATCCCCTATATATGAAGATTCTCTTCAAATAAGGAGGATTGTTTTTATTGAGGAACAGAACGTCTCCCCTGATATTGAAATTGACGATAAAGAAGAACGATGTATTCATGTTGTTGGATATAAGAAAGAGAAGGCAGTTGTAACAGCACGGCTGCTTCCATTAGAAACGAATCAATACAAAGTTCAAAGAGTCGCTGTACTAAAAAAAGAACGTGGAAAACATTACGGAAAATATCTTATGTTGGAGCTAGAAAGAATTGCAAGAGAGAAGGATGCGACAAGCATTGTTTTAGGAGCCCAGAACCATGCTCTTCCTTTCTATGATCGGCTAGGATATACGATCAATAGTGAAGAATATTCAGAAGCAGGAATCCTGCATCACGACATGATAAAAATATTAGATTAG
- a CDS encoding IS3 family transposase codes for MSKLIFTSEQIRVLRRNPYVKNVSEKSITYSDEFKRHFVSESLDSKTAKQIFIEAGFDPEMLGESRIKAFAKKWRKRYRDNGVLALKDTRQNRSGRPRKTERTPEQQIEKLQAKISLLEQENELLKKSEWSERRLENSEKTSETFARIHRMKTDGSYTGTIIDACETLEVSRSGYYNYLKGLAQRNVREEEDQAWRIQIENAYSYRGYKKGSRSIVMYFKNILGMTVNRKKVQRLMRKFHIFCPIRKANPYKRMAKATKEHHTVENKLERQFVQGIAHKVLLTDITYLPGANGFMGYLSTIKDGTTKEILAHYVSDNLKLAISLTTIDVLMSAHGATLHKDAFIHSDQGVHYTSPKFHKKLADNDLGQSMSRRGNCWDNAPQESFFGHLKDEMEYKSCVHLEELRAIVDDYIDYYNNERGQWNLKKLPPVHYREQFLSGVA; via the coding sequence ATGTCAAAGTTAATTTTTACATCGGAACAAATTCGAGTTTTGAGAAGAAATCCGTACGTTAAAAATGTATCAGAGAAAAGCATTACTTATTCCGATGAATTCAAACGCCATTTTGTTTCAGAATCATTGGATTCAAAAACGGCTAAACAAATATTTATTGAAGCAGGATTTGATCCGGAAATGCTTGGTGAAAGCCGGATAAAAGCATTCGCTAAGAAATGGCGAAAAAGATATCGTGATAATGGTGTTTTGGCATTGAAAGACACTCGACAAAACCGTTCAGGCAGACCGCGAAAGACTGAACGAACACCTGAACAACAAATTGAAAAGTTACAAGCTAAAATTTCATTATTAGAGCAGGAAAATGAATTGTTAAAAAAATCAGAATGGAGCGAAAGGAGGCTAGAAAACAGCGAAAAGACTAGTGAAACCTTCGCAAGAATCCATAGAATGAAAACAGATGGTTCATACACAGGAACGATTATAGATGCATGTGAAACGCTGGAGGTTTCTCGCTCAGGTTATTACAATTATTTAAAGGGCTTAGCCCAGAGAAACGTACGAGAAGAGGAAGATCAAGCTTGGAGAATCCAAATTGAAAACGCCTATAGCTACCGTGGTTACAAGAAAGGCTCTCGTAGTATTGTCATGTATTTCAAGAATATTCTAGGAATGACAGTCAATCGTAAAAAGGTCCAGCGCTTGATGAGGAAATTTCATATTTTCTGCCCCATTCGTAAAGCGAACCCCTATAAGAGAATGGCGAAAGCTACCAAAGAACACCACACTGTTGAGAATAAATTGGAGCGTCAATTTGTCCAAGGAATAGCTCATAAAGTTCTCTTAACTGATATCACTTATTTACCTGGAGCCAATGGATTTATGGGTTATTTGTCGACCATTAAAGACGGCACGACGAAAGAGATACTCGCTCACTATGTATCTGATAACCTAAAACTAGCTATCTCATTAACTACCATTGATGTATTAATGAGCGCCCACGGCGCAACGTTACACAAAGATGCCTTTATCCATTCAGATCAGGGCGTGCACTATACGAGTCCTAAATTCCATAAGAAGTTGGCGGATAATGACTTAGGACAGTCCATGTCTAGAAGAGGTAATTGTTGGGACAACGCTCCTCAAGAGTCGTTCTTTGGTCATTTGAAAGATGAAATGGAGTATAAAAGTTGTGTCCATTTAGAAGAGTTACGAGCAATAGTAGATGATTACATAGACTACTATAATAATGAACGCGGACAATGGAACCTAAAAAAATTGCCTCCTGTTCATTACAGGGAGCAATTTTTATCGGGTGTTGCATAA
- a CDS encoding FAD-dependent oxidoreductase, which translates to MKIAVVGCTHAGTSAVKTILSENPTAEVTVYERNDNVSFLSCGIALYVGGVVKDPAGLFYSNPDELKSMGADVRMEHNVTNIDVNKKTLSVENLKTGEFFDDSYDKLVLTTGSWPIIPPIPGIESKNVVLCKNYNQAKEIIARKTDKKKITVVGGGYIGIELVEAFANDNKEVTLVDGLDRVLNKYLDHEFTSVLEEEIKNHNVKIQLNEMVQGFTDNEAGDMTTVVTSGGEYESELVILCVGFKPSTELVKDQVDMMPNGAIIVDDYMRTSAPDVFAAGDSCAVNYNPTGGHAYIPLATNAVRMGFLVGKNIDGPKVKYRGTQSTSGLHLFGFNIGSTGVTDSSAKAFGLETSSVLFEDFYRPEFMPTNEKILMKLVYEKDTLRIVGGQVMSKYDVTQSANTLSLAIQARMTIEDLALVDFFFQPHFDRPWNYLNLVAQKALEQENMISKVDVESFDAAAEHAEKTVSE; encoded by the coding sequence ATGAAAATCGCAGTTGTGGGTTGTACACATGCTGGTACATCAGCAGTTAAAACTATATTATCTGAAAATCCAACCGCAGAGGTAACGGTATACGAAAGAAATGACAATGTGTCGTTCTTATCATGTGGGATTGCACTATATGTAGGTGGAGTTGTTAAAGATCCAGCAGGTTTATTCTATTCAAATCCGGACGAATTAAAATCCATGGGTGCAGATGTTCGTATGGAACATAACGTTACAAATATCGATGTTAATAAAAAGACGCTTTCTGTAGAAAACCTAAAAACAGGTGAGTTTTTCGATGATTCTTATGATAAATTAGTACTTACAACAGGTTCTTGGCCAATCATTCCTCCAATTCCAGGAATTGAGAGCAAGAATGTTGTTTTATGTAAAAACTATAATCAAGCAAAAGAGATTATTGCTCGTAAAACAGATAAGAAAAAAATTACAGTTGTTGGTGGAGGCTACATTGGTATTGAATTAGTAGAAGCCTTTGCAAATGATAACAAAGAAGTTACTTTGGTTGATGGATTAGATCGCGTATTGAATAAATATCTAGATCATGAATTTACTTCTGTTCTTGAAGAAGAAATTAAAAATCACAATGTAAAAATCCAACTGAATGAAATGGTTCAAGGATTCACTGACAATGAAGCTGGAGATATGACTACTGTTGTAACAAGCGGTGGTGAATATGAATCAGAATTAGTAATCTTGTGTGTCGGCTTTAAACCAAGCACGGAACTAGTTAAAGATCAAGTTGACATGATGCCAAATGGTGCAATCATTGTTGATGACTATATGCGTACAAGCGCACCGGATGTTTTTGCTGCTGGAGATAGTTGTGCAGTGAACTACAATCCAACAGGTGGTCATGCATATATTCCATTAGCAACAAATGCAGTTCGTATGGGATTCTTGGTTGGTAAAAACATTGATGGACCAAAAGTTAAATACCGTGGTACACAATCTACTTCTGGATTACATTTATTCGGATTCAATATCGGTTCTACTGGTGTGACTGATTCAAGTGCAAAAGCATTTGGTTTGGAAACAAGTTCAGTACTATTCGAAGATTTCTATCGTCCAGAATTCATGCCAACAAATGAAAAAATCTTAATGAAACTTGTTTATGAAAAAGATACATTACGTATTGTGGGTGGACAAGTAATGTCTAAGTATGACGTTACACAATCTGCTAATACACTTTCTTTAGCAATCCAAGCTCGTATGACAATTGAAGATTTAGCTCTAGTTGACTTCTTCTTCCAACCTCATTTTGACCGTCCTTGGAACTATTTGAATCTAGTTGCGCAAAAAGCATTAGAACAAGAAAACATGATCAGTAAAGTAGATGTTGAGAGTTTCGATGCAGCAGCAGAACATGCTGAAAAAACAGTAAGTGAATAA
- a CDS encoding hemolysin family protein, which produces MNADPDSQMLIWQILLIIVLTLINAFFASSEIAFVSLNKNKVANEAIKGDEKARKILALLDNSDDFLATIQVAITFAGFLSSAAAANTFASKLEPLLVNIPGGKQTSILIVTLLLSYVTLVFGELLPKQIGMQVPEKIAYAGAGFITTVQKVLKPFIRFLSFSTSLLQKVTPIKFDENRDLYTRDEVSGLLERSSTEGAIEAAEFSMLKGVLEMDNKMAREVMVPRTDTFMLDLQENTYENIQKALNSPYTRIPVYDDDKDDIVGVLHLKNLLKESRHTPLEEINLRKILNAPLFVPETISTDELMSFLKKSHNQLAILYDEYGGVVGIATLEDILEEIVGDIADEYDEKYVLIEKIREGYYEVDGVTPIYRFNDFFNTNIETALVDTIAGYVLTELGDFPVDGEIKSIEMEGMRLSALEFDNRRLAKIGVEYLKNTPRTIQDRLVVEDIPKQTN; this is translated from the coding sequence ATGAATGCAGATCCTGATAGTCAGATGTTAATATGGCAAATTTTGTTAATAATCGTTCTGACATTGATTAATGCTTTTTTTGCGTCGTCTGAGATTGCTTTTGTATCTTTAAACAAAAATAAAGTTGCAAACGAAGCGATTAAAGGAGATGAAAAAGCTCGGAAAATACTCGCCTTGTTAGACAACTCAGATGATTTTTTAGCAACCATTCAAGTTGCGATTACTTTTGCGGGTTTTCTTTCGAGTGCTGCAGCTGCCAATACGTTTGCAAGCAAGTTAGAACCGCTCCTTGTTAATATACCAGGCGGAAAGCAAACGTCTATTCTGATTGTTACATTACTATTGTCCTATGTTACGCTTGTTTTTGGAGAGTTGTTACCAAAACAAATTGGCATGCAAGTTCCAGAAAAAATTGCTTATGCAGGCGCTGGATTTATTACAACCGTTCAGAAAGTTTTAAAACCTTTTATTCGGTTCTTATCTTTTTCAACAAGTCTATTACAAAAAGTAACGCCTATTAAATTTGATGAAAACCGAGACCTATATACGCGTGATGAAGTAAGTGGATTATTAGAACGAAGCAGTACGGAAGGCGCCATTGAAGCTGCTGAATTCAGTATGTTAAAAGGTGTTTTAGAAATGGATAATAAGATGGCGCGTGAAGTTATGGTGCCTCGAACAGATACGTTCATGTTGGATCTGCAAGAGAATACTTATGAAAATATCCAAAAGGCATTAAATTCACCGTATACAAGAATCCCTGTTTATGATGACGACAAAGACGATATTGTCGGGGTACTTCATTTGAAAAACTTATTAAAAGAATCTCGCCATACGCCTTTAGAAGAAATTAATTTAAGAAAAATATTGAATGCGCCGTTGTTTGTTCCAGAAACCATATCAACAGATGAATTAATGTCTTTTCTGAAAAAGAGTCATAACCAACTTGCGATTCTATATGACGAGTATGGCGGTGTAGTTGGGATTGCTACATTAGAAGATATATTAGAGGAAATCGTGGGAGACATTGCCGATGAGTACGATGAAAAATATGTATTGATCGAAAAAATTAGAGAAGGCTACTATGAAGTAGATGGGGTAACACCGATTTATCGCTTCAATGATTTTTTCAATACAAATATCGAAACTGCGTTAGTGGATACCATTGCTGGTTATGTATTAACGGAATTAGGTGATTTCCCTGTGGATGGTGAAATCAAGAGTATTGAAATGGAAGGAATGCGGTTATCAGCACTTGAATTTGATAATCGTCGCCTTGCAAAGATTGGGGTAGAGTATTTAAAAAATACGCCTCGTACCATACAAGATCGGTTAGTTGTAGAGGATATACCAAAACAAACCAATTAG